Genomic DNA from Fimbriimonadia bacterium:
GAAGCGAGCCCGTCGTGCGGGTGTCCGGCTGTACGCCGTTTGCGGCGTGCTCGGCCCCGGGTGGGAGCCTCTTAAGGACCTGCTTACCGCCGACCCACTGGAGACCAGGCAGCCGCAGAACGCTGCCCAGGGCGTGGAGGATGCCGCGGCTGCGCTCGCCGAGCGCTGGTGATGCCTTCATCACAGAGCCGATAGACCCGACAATGCTACGGGCGGTTCAGCGCGTGACCTGAGCCGGTTCGGAGGAACCTGGGCTTCATTGACAGCGTCTGAGCCCTACGGGTAGGATTCCGGCATCGTGTATCCACCTCGGAGGTCGTCCGTATGGCGCTAAAGATTCTGGTTTGCGACGATGAGCGGCACATTGTGCGTCTCATCCAGGTGAATCTGGAGCGCCAGGGGTGGGAGGTCGTCACCGCGTACGACGGTAAAGAGGGTCTGGAGAAGATCAAATCGGTTCATCCGGACCTCGTCGTGCTGGACGTCATGATGCCGTATATGGACGGTTTCGAGGTCCTAAAGACCTTGCGGCGCGAGCCGGAGTTCCAGGAACTTCCGGTAATCATGCTCACGGCGAAAGCGCAGGACAAGGACGTGTTCGAGGGTTATCACTATGGTGCAGACATGTACCTGACGAAGCCGTTCAACCCGATGGAACTGGTCACGTTCGTGAAGCGCATCATCGGCGGCGATGCAAGCGGGGGGCCCAAGAGGTACGACCTCGACTAGAGCCGCTCAGACATTCGGTGGAGTTGATGGCATCCGAGAACAACCGATCGAACATCGTATTCCTCATCGCGGCGCTCGTCGGGATAAGCACCGCAACGTTCTTTATCGTTCGCAGCCGGCGAAAGTTGGAGCCTGCCAGGCGCCTGGACCGCATGCTGGACTTCTGCACGTCGAAGGCGGACGAACTGGAGCAGATGCTGCGGGATGACGCGCAGCCCCGTCCAGCCACAGCTTAGATCTACGTCCCATCCAGCGCGGCGGTAACGGCATACCTCCGGAACACCCGGAACACGTTGACATTAGTACTGCTGTAATGATAGACTGATGTTCTCGCGGCGCCTCAACGGCGCGAGATGCGGGCGCAGATGAATGGCGTAGGACTACTGCTCGGATACAGGAGGCGGCGGGTCGGAACCTTGGTTCTGGCCGCTGTTCTGCTGCTCGGCGCCTGGGCGCACGCGTTCCACCTCGTTGCTGCGTTCTCTGTCCCTGGCTATTGCACGCCCTCGGGTCATCTCGCGGGGGCGACAATCTCCGACTGTGCATCCGATGCGGCTCCCTGCCACGATGTCGCGCAGTGCGACCATTGCAGGGCGCTGGCATCCTCGTCAGGCCTGGAGACCGCCACGTTCTCCTTACACCTGGCTGACGCGCCACCCGCCATGGTCGCGTCCGCTGCTCTTAGGATCGCCTCCACACGCCCAGCCACTCACCTCACGCGCGGACCACCCGTCCTCTAGTCCAACTCTTCCTTCGTCGCTCGGCTCTCAGTGATTCGGGAGCGTTCGAATCGCATTCCACGTCCGTCTCTGAACACATTTCATAGCTGCGAGCGACTCGGCTACTTCTTGTATGGACCATAGGAGGGAACCAATGAACCCATTGCAGCTCAAAGCGAGCAAGCTGTTCGCTTTGTGGGGAATGTCGCTGATCGTGGCGGCTGTCCCCGCCCAGCACGAACTGGACGCGCTCTTCGGCTTCGAAGCCGGAACAGCAAAGATCATGCAGCCTGCCGTGCAGCCCGTTCGGCAGATGTCGCACCCACCTGGTTTGTACCTGTCCGATGTGGGATTAGACTTCTTCACGCCCGATGGTTGGTCGCAGCCGATGCTGCAAGAGTGCCGTGTCCTCGGGGTGTACATCTCCCCGAACCT
This window encodes:
- a CDS encoding response regulator yields the protein MALKILVCDDERHIVRLIQVNLERQGWEVVTAYDGKEGLEKIKSVHPDLVVLDVMMPYMDGFEVLKTLRREPEFQELPVIMLTAKAQDKDVFEGYHYGADMYLTKPFNPMELVTFVKRIIGGDASGGPKRYDLD